The Novosphingobium sp. Gsoil 351 genome contains the following window.
GAACGATCCGGTGCTCGGACTGGACAAGCGGGATACGGTGACCCCTGCCGCGATGGTCCGCTTGCTCGGCGCGCTGCATCGCGGCGAAGTGCTGAGCCCGCAGAGCCGCGCGGTGCTGCTCGGAGCGATGAGCCGGTGCAAGACCGGCAAGACCCGGATTCCGGCGCTGCTTCCCGAAGGCACGCTGATCGCGCACAAGACCGGCACGCTATGGGCCCAGACCAGCGACGTCGGGATCATCCGCCTGCCCGATGGCCGCAACGTGGCGCTGGCGGTCTATGTCACAGGGCAGAGCAGCCACGCCGCCCAGGCCCAGACGATCGCCCAGGTCGCCCGGACGGTCTACGACAGCTTCACCACCAGTTCCTACCAGCCGAGCTATTCGGCGCGGCGTTAGGATTTCGGACAAGTAGTCGTCGCCCCCGAATGGGGCGATGATAGCGGGGCGCTCACCTCTCAGCCCAAACAAAAAGGGCGCGACCTTGCGGTCGCGCCCTTCATGTATTCGCAAACGCGAAGATTACATCTTCTTGTCGGCTTCGGCCTTCTCGACGCCTTCCTTGGCACCTTCGGCGGCGCCGCTGGCGGCGGCATCGGCGGTCGTCGCGGCATCGGCAGCGGCTGCCGAAGCGTCGCCCATCGCGTCAGTCGCGCCGGTCGCCATCGCGTCAACGTTCGCGGCGGCATCCGAAGCAGCGGCGTCGGCAGTGGTGGCGGCGGCGTCCTCGGTCTTTTCCGAGCAGCCGGCGAGAGCGAAGGCAGTGCCGACAACCGCGGCGAGGATCAGTTTGCGCATTCGAGAGTTCCCTTAAGGACACAAAAAACGGGTGGAGCGCGCGACGGCCCCATGTCCAAAAGCGCCGCGCAAAGTCTACTGATTAGGAAGACTTCGGGGCGTCAAATAATCGTTTGCGCGCGTCTGTGCAAGCGCGGAGCGCGCGGCCGGTCGCATTCGTCCCCAAAATGCTTGATAGCCGCCAATTGTGTCGTCGATATGACGGGCTCGCGATAGCCTCGGAGGAACGGGGCCTGCCGGGTTTCGCGCCGCGATTCGCCGACCCGGCGTGACGCCCGCGCACCGCGCTGCTAGGCGATTCTCATGTCGAACCGCCAGCATCTCTACCTCGTCGATGGCTCCGCCTATATCTTCCGCGCCTATCATCGCCTGCCGCCGCTGACCAACCCGCGCGGGGTGCCGGTGGGCGCGGTCTATGGCTATACCACGATGCTGTGGCGCCTGGCCGAAGACCTCAACAAGGCCGACGGACCGACGCATCTGGCGGTGATCCTCGACAAGGGCGCGACCAGCTTCCGCAACAGGCTCTACGATCAGTACAAGGCGCACCGCCCGCCCCCGCCCGAAGACCTCGTCCCACAGTTCCCGCTGATCCGCGACGCCACGCGCGCGTTCAGCCTGGCTTGTATCGAGGAGGACGATCTCGAGGCCGATGACCTCATCGCCAGCTATGCCCGCGCGGCCACGCTGAGGGGCTGGGACGTGACCATCGTCAGCTCTGACAAGGACCTGATGCAGCTCGTGGGCAAGTGCGCCGAAGGCGGCGGCTGCATCGACATGCTCGATACGATGAAGAACCAGCGGATCGACATTCCCGAAGTGATCGAGAAGTTCGGCGTTCCACCCGAGAAGGTCGGCGACGTGCTCGCGCTGATGGGCGACGCGGTCGACAATGTGCCGGGCATCCGCGGAATCGGGCCGAAAACCGCGACCAAGCTGATCCAGGATTACGGCGATCTTGAATCGGCGCTCGCCGCCGCGCCGACGATGAAGCCGTCCAAGATGCAGCAGAGCCTGATCGACCAGGCCGAGATGGCGCGGCTCAGCCGGGTGCTGGTCCAGCTCAAGGAAGACTGCGAGCTGCCGATACCGATCGAGGATTTCGCGCTGGCCGCGATTCCACCCGATCCGCTCGCCTCGTTCCTGACCGAGCACGGCTTCACCAGCCTGCTCAAGCGATTGGGAGCGGGCGGCAGCGCGCCGGGTCCGGCGACTCAACTGAATCCCGCCAAGCCCGTCACCCCCGGCGCGGCAGCCGCTCCGCAGGGGAGCCGCCAGACGCTGCCTGAATTTCCGCCGGTCGATCTCGACGCCTACGAATGCGTTCAGACGATCGAGGCGCTCGACCGCTGGATTGCGCGCGCCTTTGCCGCAAGAGCCGTGGCGTTCGATACCGAGACCAGCTCGCTCGACGCGATGCGCGCCGAGCTGGCCGGGGTCAGCCTCGCGCTCGGCCCGAACGATGCCTGCTACATCCCGCTCGGCCATGGCGGGTCGGACATGTTCGCCGAACGGCCGCTCCAGATCGACAAGGCCACGGCGCTCGCCCGGCTCAAGCCGCTGCTGGAAAGCGACGCGGTGCTCAAGATCGGGCAGAACGCCAAGTACGACATCAACATTTTTGCGCGGGCCGGAATCCAGGTCGCCCCGATCGACGATACGATGGTGATCAGCTTCGATCTCGACGCCGGGCGCGGCGAAGAGGGGATCGGCGGGGGCCACGGGATGGACGAGCTCGCCACCCGCCATCTCGACCACACCACGCTGACCTTCAAGGACATCTGCGGCAGCGGCAAGAAGGCGATCCCGTTCGGCGAAGTCCCGCTCGACCGCGCCACGCGTTATGCCGCCGAGGACGCCGACGTCACCTGGCGGCTGTGGACCCTGCTCAGGCCGCGGCTCGCCGAGGAAGGCGGGACGCGAGTCTACCAGACCGTCGACCGCCCGACGATCGCGGCGATCGCGGCGATGGAGCGGCATGGGATCAAGGTCGACCGCGAACGGCTCGCGGGCCTGTCGACCGAGTTCACCCACGCCATCGCCGGGCTGGAGACCGAGATCCACGGCCTCGCCGGCCAACCTTTCACCATCGGCAGCCCCAAGCAGCTCGGCGACATCCTGTTCGACAAGCTGGGCTACAAAGGCGGGCGCAAGGGTAAGAGCGGGCAGTATTCGACCGACGTCGGCATTCTCGAAGGGCTGGCCGCCCAAGGCGCGGAGATGCCCGGCAAAGTGCTCGAATGGCGCCAGCTATCGAAGCTGAAATCGACCTATACCGAGGCGTTGCAGGCCGCGATCAACCCCGCGACCGGGCGCGTCCATACCAGCTACAGCCTGGTCGGCGCGCAAACCGGGCGATTGAGTTCGAACGACCCCAACCTGCAGAACATCCCGATCCGCACCGCACTGGGCCGCCAGATCCGCGACGCCTTCGTCGCCGAACCCGGAAACGTGCTGCTCTCGGCCGATTACAGCCAGATCGAGCTGCGCCTCGCCGCGCACATGGCCGACGTCCCACCTTTGAAGGAGGCATTTGCGGCGGGCGAGGACATTCACTCGCGAACCGCGATGGAAATGTTCGGGACGGTCGACCGCGACACCCGCGGGCGGGCGAAAACGATCAACTTCGCGATCCTCTATGGCATCAGCCGCTGGGGCCTCGCGGGTCGCCTCGGAGTCACGCCCGAGGAGGCGCAGGGAATGATCGACCGCTATTTCCAACGGTTCCCCGGCATCCAGCGTTACATCGTCGCCACGCTGGAGAGCGTGCGCGAGCGCGGCTATTCCGAGACGCTGTTCGGGCGCAAGACATGGTTCCCGCGGATTTCCTCGCGCAACCCCAACGAACGCTCAGGGTCGGAGCGCGCGGCGATCAACGCGCCGATCCAGGGTACGAGCGCCGACATCATCAAGCGCGCGATGGCGCGGATGCTGCCCGCTCTGGCGGATGCCGGGCTGGAGCATGTGCGGATGCTGCTTCAGGTCCACGACGAGCTGGTGTTCGAACTGCCCGAAGCGGACGTCGCGGCCGCAAGTCCGGTGATCGAGCGGGTGATGGCCGATGCCGCTCTACCGGCGGTCGTGCTCGACGTACCGCTGGGGATCGAGATCGGCACCGGCCTGAGTTGGGGGGCAGCACACTGACTGCCGTCCGCCTTGTGACGGACGCGGCGCTCGCCTAGGCAGCGTCTGCCCATGGCTCTCGAAACCGAACAGCAGATTTTCGCGCGCAAGCGGCTCGGGTGGCGCCGCACCGCGCCGGGGATGGCCAGCCTGGCGCTGTTCGGCCTGGTCGCGCTGTCGCTGCTTGCGGCCACCTTCCTGATCTTCTCCACCGTCCGCGCCGAGCGGGCCGAGCGGGTCCAGGTCGCCCAGACCCGCGAAGTGCTTGAGGCGCTGCGCGAGATCACTACCGCCACGCTCAACGCCGAGACCGGCCAGCGCGGCTATATCATTACGCTCGACCGCCGCTATCTCGCCCCGTTCCAGCTTGGCGCCGCCTCGTACCCAACCGCGATGCGCCGCCTCCACGCGCTGCTCGATCCCGCCGCCGATGCGCGTCAGCGGGCGCTCGTCGCGCGCGTCGAGAAGCTGGCCGACGCCAAGTTTGCGGAGATGGCCGAGACCGTCTCGCTGGTCGACGACGGGCGGATCGTCGATGCCGAGGCACGCCTGCTCAGCGACGAAGGTCAGCAGCTGATGACCGAGCTGCGCGCGACCGCGGGCGAGCTCGAGGCGATCGAGGCGGGACAGCTGAGGCGCGCGGCAAGCGACACCCTGCGGCTCGAAGGGCGCATGGCCCCGCTGCTCGCGGGGCTGCTGCTGCTGATCCTCGGGGCGCTCGTGCTGGGGTTGTGGCAGGTCGTGCGTGGGGCGCGGGCCGAGGCGCTGGCCGCGACTGCGCAAGACCTGAGCGCAGCGCGCGACCGCGCCGATCTGCTCGCGGGCGAGCTCAACCACCGGGTCAAGAACCTGTTCGCGGTGGTCCTGGCGATCGTCAAGATGAGCGGCAAGGGCGATCCGGCGGCCAAGCCGGCGATCGACAAAATTGCCCAGCGGCTCCACGCCCTGCTCCGCTCGCACGAAGTGACCCAGGGCGATCGCACCCGGCCAGAGATTGACCTGCGCGAATTGGTCGATACCGCGCTGGAGCCCTACCGGCTGGACGAATCGCGCGGGCGGATCGAGGGGGATCCGGTCATGCTGCGCTCGCATCTGGCGGTGCCGCTGGGACTAGTGCTCCACGAGCTGGTGACCAACGCGGTCAAGTATGGCGCGCTTGCCAATGGCGATGGCAAGCTGGCGGTAAGCTGGCGGCACGAGGGCGGGCGGGTCCGCCTGATCTGGCGCGAAGAAGGCGCCAAGCCCGTCGCGCCTTCAGGCGACGAAGGCTTCGGCTCGATGCTGATCGGCAGCTCGGCCAAGCAGATCGCCGGAACGATCGAGCGCCACTTTCACCCGACTGGGGTGGAAGTGACGATGGATTTTCCGGTCAAGTAGGCACGCAGCGTCGGGCAGCCGACGCGACGCAGGAGCAAACGAACCGTGCTTCGATAAGCTCGGCGCCAGTGGGTTCCAGGCTAGCTCGTTACTCCCTCACCCGTGCTTCACATCGCGCGTCGAACTGACCATGCCCGGCGCGATGAAGCCGATGGGCGAGACCTCCATCGCCCGCTTCTTCAGCTCGCCCTTCATCTTGGCGTATTCCTCTTCCATCTCCGCGGTCACCGTCGCGCGCGAATCCTCGAGCGCCTCGCGGAAATCTTCGCCGGTGACGTCGCGGACCTCGGCTCCGGCCCGGCGCAGCGCGTTGAGGCCGGCGCGGCGAACGACGTCCTCCAAGTCGGCGCCGGTGAAGCGCTCGGTCTTGGCGGCGACCTTCGCCAGATCGACGTCCGCGGCCAGGGGCATCCCCGCGGTGTGAATCTTGAGGATGTGCAGCCGCCCCGCCTCGCTCGGCGTGCCGACGTAGACCAGTTCATCGAACCTTCCCGGCCGCAGCAGCGCCGGATCGACCAGCGCCGGGCGGTTGGTGGCGCCGATCACGATGACCGACTGCAGCTCCTCCAGCCCGTCCATCTCCGCCAGGATCGTGTTGACCACCCGTGCGGTCGCCTGCGGCTCGCCGGCGCTGCTTCCACGCGCGGGGACCAGGCTGTCGATCTCGTCGATGAAGATCAGGCATGGCGCGACCTGGCGGGCGCGCGCGAACAGCCGCGCGATCTGCTGCTCGCTCTCGCCGAACCACTTGCTCAGCAAATCGGACGATTTGATCGAGATGAAGTTGGCCTCGGCTTCCTTCGCCACTGCCTTGGCGAGAAGCGTCTTGCCGGTCCCGGGAGGCCCATAGAGCAGAAAGCCCTTGGCCGGGCGGATGCCCAGCCGGTGGAATGCCTCGGGCAGCTTGAGGCGGCAGCTCGATGCCTTCGCGCAGCGTCTCGCGCGCCTCGTCGAGACCGCCGACGTCGTCCCAACCCACGGTCGGCACTTGGACCATCACCTCGCGCATTGCGCTTGGCTGGATCCGCTTGAGCGCGTCGAGGAAGTCCTCGCGCTCGACCCGCAAGTCGTCGAGCACTTCGGGCGGGATCGTCTGCGCTTCAAGATCGAGCTTGGGCATGATCCGCCGGACCGCCTCGATCGCCGCCTCGCGCGTCAGCGCGGCCAGATCGGCACCGACGAAGCCGTGCGTGGTGCGCGCCAGCTCCTTGAGATCGACCCCTTCGCCCAGTGGCATACCGCGGGTGTGGATCGCCAGGATTTCGCGGCGACCGCCCTCATCCGGCACGCCAATAACGATCTCGCGATCGAACCGACCGGGCCGGCGCAGCGCCTCGTCGATCGCGTCGGGACGGTTGGTCGCGGCGATCACCACGAGGCTGACGCGCGCTTCGATCCCATCCATCAGCGTCAGGAGCTGGGCGACAAGGCGCTTCTCCGCCTCGCCATGCACCTGGTCGCGTTTGGGTGCGATCGAATCGATCTCGTCGATGAAGATGATCGCGGGGGCCGAACGGGTAGCCTCTTCGAACACCTCGCGCAGGCGCCGCTCGCTCTCGCCATAAGCCGAACCCATGATCTCTGGGCCGTTGATCGTGAAGAAGCTGGCGTCGCTTTCGTTGGCGACGGCCTTGGCCAACCGGGTCTTGCCCGTCCCCGGCGGGCCGTGGAGCAGCACCCCCTTGGGCGGATCGACCCCCAGCCGCCGGAACAGCTCGGGATAGCGGAGCGGTAGCTCGACCATTTCGCGCAACTGCCGGATAGTGTCGCCGATCCCGCCGACGTCGTCGTAGTTGAGCTCGGCGCGGCTGTCGCGCGGCTCTTCATACTCGGCGCGCAACTCGACCTCGGTATTTTCGTCTATGAAGACGACGCCCTTGGGCACCGTCGCCACCACCGACAGGCGGATCTGGGTCAGCGCGAAGGCGGGCACGTTGAGCATCTGGCGCAGCTGGGGCGGCATGTCGCCACGATCGACCTGCTGTTGCCCGGCGGTGGCAACGAGATCGCCCAGCGTCAGCGTCCGCCCGAAGAAGTTGCGCTTGAGCGCCTGCGCCGGGCCTTGGAGCCGCAACTCGCGCTGGGCGGGAGCGAATACCACCCGGCTCGCGGGCTTGGCGACGGCTTTGCGCACCACTACATGCTCGCCCGAAGCGACTTCGGCGTTGGCGCGCTGGAGGCCGTCGAGGCGAATCACCTCGATCCCCTCGTCTTCGGGGTGAGGCAGGATCGCGCGCGCGGCGGTCGCGCGCTTGCCCTCGATCTCGATTACGTCGCCTTCGGTAATCCCCAGCTGGGCCATCGTGGCGCGGCTGATTCGCGCGAAGCCGGTTCCGCTCTCTTCCTGGCGCGCACCCGCGACCTGGAGCCTGATCCCGTTGTCGGTAAGTGCGATCGCGGTCGCTGCGTCAGCCATGGCCCGTCCTGTCAATTAGTCTTCTAGGCGAAGCTAGGGTTGCACGACCGGGAATTCAAACGGGCGGCGCGCTCGGACGATCCCAAGACCAGGTAGAAAAAGCGCGGATGTCACCGTCATCCCCTCGCCCGGGCGCAGAAAAAAGGCCCGGACGTTGCCGTCCGGGCCATGAAAGTTTTGGGAGAGGATGCCTGAAAGGCAGGATCGTTATGCTCCTGACCCAAATATTGTGCAAGTGCGAAAAGGGATTTCAAGGATGAAAAAAACGCAATCGTAGGGCTAGATC
Protein-coding sequences here:
- a CDS encoding entericidin EcnAB, giving the protein MRKLILAAVVGTAFALAGCSEKTEDAAATTADAAASDAAANVDAMATGATDAMGDASAAAADAATTADAAASGAAEGAKEGVEKAEADKKM
- the polA gene encoding DNA polymerase I; this encodes MSNRQHLYLVDGSAYIFRAYHRLPPLTNPRGVPVGAVYGYTTMLWRLAEDLNKADGPTHLAVILDKGATSFRNRLYDQYKAHRPPPPEDLVPQFPLIRDATRAFSLACIEEDDLEADDLIASYARAATLRGWDVTIVSSDKDLMQLVGKCAEGGGCIDMLDTMKNQRIDIPEVIEKFGVPPEKVGDVLALMGDAVDNVPGIRGIGPKTATKLIQDYGDLESALAAAPTMKPSKMQQSLIDQAEMARLSRVLVQLKEDCELPIPIEDFALAAIPPDPLASFLTEHGFTSLLKRLGAGGSAPGPATQLNPAKPVTPGAAAAPQGSRQTLPEFPPVDLDAYECVQTIEALDRWIARAFAARAVAFDTETSSLDAMRAELAGVSLALGPNDACYIPLGHGGSDMFAERPLQIDKATALARLKPLLESDAVLKIGQNAKYDINIFARAGIQVAPIDDTMVISFDLDAGRGEEGIGGGHGMDELATRHLDHTTLTFKDICGSGKKAIPFGEVPLDRATRYAAEDADVTWRLWTLLRPRLAEEGGTRVYQTVDRPTIAAIAAMERHGIKVDRERLAGLSTEFTHAIAGLETEIHGLAGQPFTIGSPKQLGDILFDKLGYKGGRKGKSGQYSTDVGILEGLAAQGAEMPGKVLEWRQLSKLKSTYTEALQAAINPATGRVHTSYSLVGAQTGRLSSNDPNLQNIPIRTALGRQIRDAFVAEPGNVLLSADYSQIELRLAAHMADVPPLKEAFAAGEDIHSRTAMEMFGTVDRDTRGRAKTINFAILYGISRWGLAGRLGVTPEEAQGMIDRYFQRFPGIQRYIVATLESVRERGYSETLFGRKTWFPRISSRNPNERSGSERAAINAPIQGTSADIIKRAMARMLPALADAGLEHVRMLLQVHDELVFELPEADVAAASPVIERVMADAALPAVVLDVPLGIEIGTGLSWGAAH
- a CDS encoding sensor histidine kinase; the encoded protein is MALETEQQIFARKRLGWRRTAPGMASLALFGLVALSLLAATFLIFSTVRAERAERVQVAQTREVLEALREITTATLNAETGQRGYIITLDRRYLAPFQLGAASYPTAMRRLHALLDPAADARQRALVARVEKLADAKFAEMAETVSLVDDGRIVDAEARLLSDEGQQLMTELRATAGELEAIEAGQLRRAASDTLRLEGRMAPLLAGLLLLILGALVLGLWQVVRGARAEALAATAQDLSAARDRADLLAGELNHRVKNLFAVVLAIVKMSGKGDPAAKPAIDKIAQRLHALLRSHEVTQGDRTRPEIDLRELVDTALEPYRLDESRGRIEGDPVMLRSHLAVPLGLVLHELVTNAVKYGALANGDGKLAVSWRHEGGRVRLIWREEGAKPVAPSGDEGFGSMLIGSSAKQIAGTIERHFHPTGVEVTMDFPVK